The genomic window ATATTAGACAACTTTGAGTGTATGATGGGTGTCACAGTCATCCCAGCTATCCACTAAGGAGTGGCGCATTTTGGAAGAGCTCCGTATTGAGGCCAACGGCAACCTTGGTCCCATCGATTCATCCCGCATCCCGCGTTATGCCGGTGCCGCCACCTATGCCCGCCTGCCCCGCCTGGACCAGGTCTCCAAGGCCGACGTCACTGTTGTTGGCGTCCCCTTCGACTCCGGCGTTTCGTACCGCCCCGGTGCGCGCTTCGGCGCCAACCACGTACGCGAGGCCAGCCGTCTGCTGCGCCCGTACAATCCCGCCTGGGACGTCAGCCCGTTCGAGAACGTCCAGGTCGCCGACGCCGGTGACATGGCCGTCAACCCGTTCAACATCAACGAAGCCATCGAGACCATCCAGCAGAACGCCATGGACCTCACGGCCAACGGCAGCAAGCTGGTCACCCTTGGTGGTGACCACACCATTGCCTTGCCGCTCCTCCGCGCAGCAGCAGAGCGTGCCGGTGAACCCATCGCCATGCTCCACTTCGACGCCCACCTGGACACCTGGGACACCTACTTCGGCGCCGAGTACACACACGGGACACCGTTCCGCCGCGCAGTCGAGGAAGGCATC from Arthrobacter sp. StoSoilB20 includes these protein-coding regions:
- the speB gene encoding agmatinase, with product MEELRIEANGNLGPIDSSRIPRYAGAATYARLPRLDQVSKADVTVVGVPFDSGVSYRPGARFGANHVREASRLLRPYNPAWDVSPFENVQVADAGDMAVNPFNINEAIETIQQNAMDLTANGSKLVTLGGDHTIALPLLRAAAERAGEPIAMLHFDAHLDTWDTYFGAEYTHGTPFRRAVEEGILDTEAISHVGTRGPLYGKKDLDDDHRFGFGIVTSADVYYQGVLETVAKIRDRIGNRPLYISVDIDVLDPAHAPGTGTPEAGGITSRELLEIIRGFRGMNLVGADVVEVAPAYDHAEITGVAGSHVAYELVTLMADNAVEGDRHGAPNGYAQQALGARIAEIAQATGAAGDQR